One Argiope bruennichi chromosome 5, qqArgBrue1.1, whole genome shotgun sequence DNA segment encodes these proteins:
- the LOC129969016 gene encoding protein FAM43A-like encodes MSLSNPFTPANMKNKWSKLWNKRSVTITEYDPTYKVTYLGNVITQYAKGDGCVDKPLATLWKNYCANVKHEITMKLTITNSGLKATTKEHGLTEYWANRITFCAAPPQYPKVFCWIYRHEGRRMKQELRCHAVLCDKEDKAKTMASQLNQRLTLALQEFRREKLSRQKARLSLANSCYDNPTIPRRKLLLSTGSTNFRPPLERSKSAPKLTAIDEIEEEEEPLGLVDDDEFDDEFLTGSVISEIESSSDIVPDDVDSLSDHYLIHSQETDSFDSDCMDDIPNPRRRKSSLKLIDETVDEEDNVSDESGYSEEKLSYKDDSIASYKM; translated from the coding sequence ATGTCTTTATCCAATCCATTCACTCCCGCAAACATGAAAAACAAGTGGAGTAAATTGTGGAACAAACGTTCAGTTACAATCACAGAATACGATCCCACGTATAAAGTGACTTATTTAGGTAACGTTATAACCCAATATGCCAAAGGAGATGGTTGTGTGGACAAGCCTTTGGCGACCCTCTGGAAAAATTACTGTGCCAATGTAAAACACGAGATTACCATGAAACTCACCATCACTAACTCTGGACTGAAAGCCACTACAAAAGAACATGGACTTACAGAGTACTGGGCCAATAGAATAACATTTTGTGCTGCACCTCCGCAATATCCGAAAGTGTTCTGTTGGATATACAGGCATGAGGGACGCAGGATGAAACAGGAACTCAGGTGCCACGCTGTTCTATGTGACAAGGAAGACAAGGCCAAGACCATGGCAAGCCAGCTGAACCAAAGGTTGACCCTTGCATTGCAGGAGTTCAGGAGAGAGAAACTCAGCCGCCAAAAAGCCAGACTGTCCCTCGCCAATTCCTGCTATGACAATCCCACCATACCTCGTCGCAAATTATTGCTGAGCACGGGATCCACCAACTTCAGGCCTCCGTTGGAAAGGTCCAAAAGTGCCCCCAAACTGACAGCCATTGATGAAATCGAAGAAGAGGAAGAACCTCTAGGTCTTGTTGACGACGATGAATTCGATGATGAATTCCTGACAGGATCCGTGATATCTGAAATCGAATCTTCGTCTGACATCGTTCCAGATGATGTGGACTCTTTATCTGACCACTATCTTATCCACAGTCAGGAGACGGACTCTTTCGATTCGGACTGTATGGACGATATACCAAATCCACGACGTCGAAAATCATCTTTGAAACTCATAGATGAAACTGTGGACGAAGAAGACAATGTATCGGACGAATCGGGTTATTCTGAAGAAAAACTGTCTTACAAGGATGACAGCATAGCTTCGTATAAAATGTGA